A portion of the Magnetococcales bacterium genome contains these proteins:
- a CDS encoding cyclic nucleotide-binding domain-containing protein has protein sequence MQNEISYQELVQFLRGVAGFREIDPTVIETRIIPMLSVVTYQTGDQILRRNHDNGTLYLLRDGQIRVEVPTAGEPRPVILKAGAILGEMSLVSNKPAAANVFAHTDATLLTLDVETFRDLMQENVEMTRSFAFMIGQRIADFVKLRK, from the coding sequence ATGCAAAACGAAATCTCCTATCAGGAACTGGTCCAATTTCTCAGAGGTGTCGCCGGATTTCGCGAGATCGACCCGACCGTCATCGAGACCAGGATTATCCCCATGCTGAGCGTGGTCACATATCAGACCGGTGACCAGATCCTGCGCAGAAACCACGATAACGGCACCTTGTATCTGCTGCGCGACGGCCAAATCCGGGTGGAGGTTCCCACCGCAGGTGAACCACGCCCCGTCATTCTCAAAGCCGGGGCCATCCTGGGCGAGATGTCCCTCGTCTCCAACAAACCTGCCGCCGCCAACGTGTTTGCGCACACCGATGCCACCCTCCTGACCCTGGATGTGGAGACCTTTCGCGACCTCATGCAGGAAAATGTCGAAATGACCCGATCCTTTGCCTTCATGATCGGCCAGCGGATCGCGGATTTTGTCAAACTGAGAAAATAA